In Endozoicomonas sp. GU-1, one DNA window encodes the following:
- a CDS encoding AAA family ATPase: MKQFRQFCIFFLVSFILCPIALADETAVTPDKLHISYVRQYMANNRFFDRLNASGYGGQPIEAQVKSGWAEAKRQYNWVLKEYSLYESLPYLAFYVPAFAVAGTTLSYKGAIFEFVRTSSDLTTLLVTTSFTMGAALIMATSIPFTMNLYYGIFTPKLAEENLILAYGAKKALLDKRTQHYIEDELFYSFWRSPGGEALNRLQKILDKALRLPFYSKALVYDEEKIEEALQDYSAHVGERLKRFVHSELIYQQTDFSIHDSHYPIYFLGAPGTGKTYAAKQLAEAMGTNLAIVNLDGASIDDIVGTPFESANARAGRILDAIVARTDSSQDINHHNQVLLIDEFDRLFISGNEKSKDVLSFMLKLLDPSNRSYYSPYLKTEVRLPETIILAGNRDIHELSTHDPELEAIASRLDKVVFDGFDTRAKQRIAFETMIPNKERRYQSAGKLFADFTLPQSGHDMIHDFIEMDQDPGLRSLEKYISQVFETFAHGLAHPTSSGNKAEQWHGEPVLAGG; encoded by the coding sequence ATGAAGCAGTTCAGGCAGTTTTGTATTTTCTTTTTAGTCTCCTTTATTTTGTGTCCCATTGCCCTGGCAGATGAGACTGCGGTAACACCGGATAAATTACATATCAGCTATGTCAGGCAATATATGGCAAACAACCGTTTCTTTGATCGTCTGAATGCTTCCGGATATGGGGGGCAACCAATTGAAGCTCAGGTAAAGTCAGGCTGGGCTGAGGCAAAACGGCAGTATAACTGGGTACTGAAGGAATATTCTCTGTATGAGTCGTTGCCCTATCTGGCGTTTTATGTGCCTGCTTTTGCTGTTGCTGGAACAACACTTTCGTACAAAGGAGCCATTTTCGAATTTGTGAGGACCAGCTCGGATCTTACGACCCTGTTAGTTACCACCTCTTTTACGATGGGTGCCGCATTAATAATGGCGACATCTATTCCATTTACTATGAATCTTTATTACGGAATATTTACGCCCAAGCTGGCCGAGGAAAATTTGATTCTGGCCTACGGTGCCAAGAAAGCATTGCTGGACAAACGCACACAACATTACATTGAGGATGAGCTGTTTTACAGTTTCTGGCGCAGCCCTGGCGGTGAAGCACTCAACCGGTTGCAGAAAATTCTGGATAAAGCATTACGGCTTCCGTTTTACTCCAAAGCACTGGTGTACGATGAAGAGAAAATCGAGGAAGCCTTGCAGGACTACTCAGCCCACGTAGGTGAACGGTTAAAACGGTTTGTCCATTCCGAGTTGATTTACCAGCAGACCGATTTCTCAATCCATGACAGCCATTACCCGATTTATTTCCTGGGCGCACCCGGTACCGGCAAGACCTATGCAGCCAAACAGCTGGCGGAAGCGATGGGGACTAACCTTGCCATTGTCAATCTTGATGGTGCCTCCATTGACGATATTGTCGGAACCCCGTTTGAAAGTGCCAATGCCAGGGCCGGCAGAATTCTGGATGCGATTGTTGCCCGCACCGATTCAAGCCAGGATATTAATCACCATAATCAGGTTCTGCTGATTGATGAGTTTGATCGGCTCTTCATCTCCGGAAACGAGAAAAGCAAAGATGTACTTTCGTTTATGTTAAAGCTGCTCGATCCGTCCAATCGTTCTTACTACAGTCCCTATTTGAAAACAGAAGTACGTTTGCCTGAGACCATCATTCTTGCCGGTAACCGTGATATTCATGAATTAAGCACCCACGATCCTGAGCTTGAAGCCATTGCCTCCAGACTGGATAAAGTCGTATTTGACGGTTTCGATACCAGGGCGAAACAGAGAATTGCCTTTGAAACCATGATTCCCAATAAGGAAAGGCGTTATCAGTCGGCGGGTAAGCTGTTTGCCGATTTCACCTTACCACAGAGCGGTCATGACATGATTCATGACTTTATTGAAATGGATCAAGACCCGGGGCTGCGCTCCCTGGAAAAATATATATCCCAGGTATTTGAGACGTTTGCCCATGGCCTTGCGCACCCGACTTCTTCAGGGAATAAGGCAGAACAATGGCACGGAGAGCCGGTGCTGGCAGGAGGGTAG
- a CDS encoding heme ABC transporter ATP-binding protein: MASGKESAAVNTLEVQGVSVQIGDRHLLQDINLTLKPREVVSVLGPNGAGKSTLMKVISGERKPSSGEVLLNGRSDWPLNHQALMLGVLPQSSSLSFPFTAAEVVLLGRIPCASHHDENLMITREALNKVDGLHLQDRHYTTLSGGERQRVHMARVLAQIWDESPYGQRYLLLDEPTSALDPAHQQLTLKMARQEADQGIGVMVIMHDLNLAARYSDRIVILRNGRIAAEGTPHQVLTPETIGQVFDIEVSVSEHPAYHCPLVVNH, from the coding sequence ATGGCCTCTGGTAAGGAAAGCGCAGCGGTAAACACGCTGGAAGTTCAGGGCGTATCGGTGCAGATCGGAGACAGGCACCTGCTTCAGGACATTAATCTGACCCTGAAGCCCCGGGAAGTGGTCTCTGTGCTTGGCCCAAACGGTGCCGGTAAAAGCACCTTGATGAAAGTGATCAGTGGCGAGAGAAAACCTTCCAGCGGCGAAGTGCTGCTTAATGGTCGCAGTGACTGGCCATTGAACCATCAGGCATTGATGCTCGGCGTGTTGCCGCAGTCATCCTCGTTGAGCTTTCCCTTTACGGCGGCAGAAGTCGTCCTGCTGGGCCGCATTCCCTGTGCCAGTCACCATGATGAAAACCTGATGATTACCCGGGAAGCGCTTAACAAAGTTGATGGCTTACATTTGCAGGATCGTCATTACACCACCCTCTCCGGTGGTGAACGCCAGCGTGTGCATATGGCGCGTGTATTAGCTCAGATCTGGGATGAAAGCCCTTATGGTCAGCGCTACCTGTTGCTTGATGAGCCTACATCGGCACTGGACCCGGCCCATCAACAGCTGACCCTGAAAATGGCCAGACAGGAAGCAGACCAGGGCATCGGCGTGATGGTTATCATGCACGACCTGAATCTGGCCGCGCGCTACTCTGACCGGATTGTGATTCTCAGGAATGGCAGGATAGCAGCAGAAGGCACACCCCATCAGGTTCTGACCCCGGAAACGATTGGACAAGTGTTCGATATTGAGGTCAGTGTATCTGAGCACCCGGCCTATCACTGCCCGCTGGTTGTGAACCATTAA
- a CDS encoding thiol-disulfide oxidoreductase DCC family protein has translation MVLKRKEISLPVTLFYDGECPLCMREVDHLAKKNRKGLLKLVDIRQDGFQEKYPEFDLAELDRVIHAKLADGRVVKGVDATLAAWEAVGMGCLVAPLRWPGVACIADFGYELFAKNRHGLSRRLGPILGKNECNKP, from the coding sequence ATGGTGCTAAAAAGAAAAGAAATATCCCTGCCTGTTACGCTTTTCTACGATGGAGAATGCCCGCTGTGCATGCGTGAAGTCGATCATCTGGCGAAAAAGAACCGCAAAGGTTTACTGAAGCTGGTTGATATCAGACAGGATGGTTTTCAGGAAAAATACCCGGAATTTGACCTGGCAGAACTGGATCGGGTTATTCACGCGAAGCTGGCTGATGGCCGTGTAGTCAAGGGAGTGGATGCAACCCTGGCGGCCTGGGAAGCTGTAGGCATGGGGTGCCTGGTTGCCCCTTTACGCTGGCCAGGTGTTGCCTGCATTGCTGATTTTGGCTACGAACTGTTTGCGAAGAACCGTCATGGCTTATCCCGCCGCCTGGGGCCAATACTGGGTAAAAATGAGTGTAATAAACCCTAG
- a CDS encoding ExbD/TolR family protein codes for MIRINDIDETSASLSMADLTPLLDVVFIVMVFLLFTANVQTLSLPVELPQATQQEASVTTAPKTLTVSILEQGEPWAIGEQKFEQWEMFATTLLTQVKEAPGTTVLIAGDKDAPLGNLVKLMMFFSQHKIDAAQVLMEQENGKGEP; via the coding sequence ATGATTCGCATCAACGATATTGATGAAACCAGCGCATCACTCTCCATGGCGGATCTGACGCCGCTGCTGGATGTGGTGTTTATCGTCATGGTGTTTCTACTGTTCACCGCCAATGTACAGACGCTGAGCCTGCCGGTGGAACTGCCTCAGGCAACCCAGCAGGAGGCGTCGGTCACCACGGCCCCAAAAACGCTGACCGTCAGTATTCTGGAACAGGGCGAGCCCTGGGCTATTGGTGAACAGAAGTTTGAGCAGTGGGAAATGTTTGCTACCACTTTGCTGACACAGGTGAAAGAAGCTCCCGGTACCACTGTACTGATTGCCGGTGATAAAGATGCCCCCCTGGGCAATCTGGTCAAGCTGATGATGTTTTTCAGCCAGCACAAGATTGACGCTGCGCAGGTGCTGATGGAACAGGAAAATGGTAAAGGCGAACCATGA
- a CDS encoding heme/hemin ABC transporter substrate-binding protein: MKKTFKPLLAILVAISAVMGGNAALAHGSHDNQRIVSAGNGVTEIIYALGAGDQVIAVDQTSTWPPQVNQLPRLGYHKQLSAEGILALGPTLLIGTEDMGPTATLTQLKSAGVAVAALPLEHTADSIEQQIKSLAGILGKEEQGEALWDDIEDSLDEAQAMAAAYQQQHDKNVPVLFVLTMGGRSPTIAGTGTAANAIIGLAGGYNPAAEQFKGYKALSNEAMLLLAPEVIIFPGSTSNPDMTPAKLLEQMPILKQTPAGQNGRVVAIDGNMLLGGLGPRTGDVALSLAKSFYLDQGNPSSNES; encoded by the coding sequence ATGAAGAAAACGTTTAAACCACTGTTGGCCATCCTGGTGGCTATCTCTGCTGTCATGGGTGGCAACGCTGCCCTGGCGCACGGATCACACGACAATCAACGTATTGTCTCTGCTGGCAACGGGGTAACCGAGATTATCTATGCCCTGGGTGCCGGTGATCAGGTGATTGCCGTTGACCAGACAAGCACCTGGCCCCCGCAAGTCAACCAGTTGCCCCGGCTCGGCTATCATAAACAGCTGTCTGCTGAGGGGATTCTGGCGCTTGGGCCTACCCTGCTGATTGGTACTGAAGACATGGGCCCAACTGCAACCCTGACCCAGCTGAAAAGTGCCGGTGTGGCGGTGGCAGCCCTGCCCCTGGAGCATACCGCTGACAGCATTGAACAACAGATCAAGTCACTGGCCGGTATTCTTGGTAAAGAGGAACAGGGCGAAGCGCTGTGGGACGACATCGAAGACTCCCTGGATGAGGCGCAAGCCATGGCTGCTGCTTATCAACAACAGCATGACAAGAACGTACCTGTCCTGTTTGTCCTGACCATGGGCGGGCGCTCCCCAACCATCGCCGGTACCGGCACTGCAGCTAATGCGATCATAGGTCTGGCAGGGGGATACAACCCGGCGGCAGAGCAGTTTAAAGGGTACAAGGCACTGTCCAATGAAGCCATGCTGCTGCTGGCACCGGAGGTCATCATTTTTCCGGGCTCAACCAGTAACCCGGATATGACACCGGCAAAACTGCTGGAACAGATGCCCATCCTGAAGCAGACGCCTGCTGGCCAAAACGGCCGGGTGGTTGCCATTGATGGCAATATGCTGCTGGGCGGCCTCGGCCCAAGAACGGGGGATGTTGCACTGTCCCTGGCGAAATCTTTTTACTTAGACCAAGGTAATCCATCCTCCAATGAGTCGTAA
- a CDS encoding TonB-dependent hemoglobin/transferrin/lactoferrin family receptor: MHLIFFIIIILPLFILIAYFFQHENQKKQAVIGDCQKAIGGCHSPHWYRLKFMKFSKNTLALAVMAATVSLAQTSPVLAETATESTDKKYQPTLMNQVTVTAARSEKQLKDIAGTIVVMDEEQLEKQLATDIRDLVRYEPGVSVGSDGRTGSEGFNIRGMEDNRVKIMVDGIDQPQQFDSGFTYQRSQRNFIDIDAIKAVEVVKGPASSLYGSDAIGGIVAYQTKDPSDYLKSDGDDTTASVKGSYTSADHGFAETFTLANRTGDLESMLIYTRRDVEELETHSGADIEGNARGAADPLDTGSNNFLGKLQYQVNDDHRVGLTGEYLDAKTKVKLKSGEKLLPGGTTGEDIASRKRIGAFHEWEAGLTAFDSLRTQLDWQDSKMDQTTWIPATSRYNDRKNVYFYGEKSIQLATQFDKQVQLGNTEHSFVYGFDVNDVKTENRNISYETGKDPADKTYIPSVDKLAYGLFVQDEITLTDRLVLTPGVRFDSYKYSPGGDKLEKSTGNKLTSRLGAVYNLSDELSVFGQYSQGFKAPDLYDMYYTHEGVGFDGKPYKTISNPDLKAEESQSVEFGLRGDNHRGSFEVVAFYNRYSNFIDTFTDMSDQTYTGGITQAQNIGKAEIQGVELRGQLWLDETIGAPMGTTLRGSLAYADGEDKENNEKLNSVAPITAVIGLGYDDLSGNYGGELAWTLVKGKSDSDVSDSEVPTGKTQFNPAGYGLVDLTAYYSPVEDVTLKAGLFNITDKKYWLLEDVRGRSFGDPELNRYTQPGRNFSVSVKWDI; the protein is encoded by the coding sequence TTGCATTTGATATTTTTTATAATTATTATCCTGCCGTTGTTTATTCTCATTGCGTATTTTTTTCAGCATGAGAATCAGAAGAAGCAGGCGGTCATTGGCGACTGTCAGAAGGCAATTGGTGGCTGTCACAGCCCACACTGGTACAGATTGAAATTCATGAAGTTTTCAAAAAATACGCTGGCGCTGGCTGTGATGGCGGCCACTGTTTCTCTTGCGCAAACCTCGCCTGTTTTGGCTGAAACTGCCACAGAAAGCACCGATAAAAAATATCAGCCGACTCTGATGAATCAGGTTACGGTAACCGCTGCACGTTCTGAGAAGCAGTTGAAAGATATTGCTGGAACGATCGTAGTTATGGACGAAGAACAGCTGGAAAAACAGCTGGCTACCGATATCAGAGACTTGGTTCGTTACGAGCCGGGCGTCAGTGTTGGTTCCGATGGTCGTACCGGGTCTGAAGGTTTTAATATCCGGGGTATGGAAGACAACCGGGTTAAAATTATGGTGGATGGCATAGACCAGCCGCAGCAGTTTGACTCTGGTTTTACTTACCAGCGGTCACAAAGAAACTTTATTGATATTGATGCCATTAAAGCTGTGGAAGTTGTTAAAGGGCCTGCATCAAGCCTTTATGGAAGTGATGCTATTGGGGGTATTGTTGCTTATCAGACAAAAGATCCCTCTGATTACCTGAAGTCTGATGGTGATGATACTACTGCTTCGGTAAAGGGTAGTTACACCAGTGCAGATCATGGCTTTGCAGAAACTTTCACCCTGGCAAATCGTACAGGTGATCTTGAAAGTATGCTGATTTATACCCGAAGAGATGTTGAAGAACTGGAAACTCATAGTGGTGCAGATATTGAAGGTAATGCAAGAGGCGCTGCTGATCCTCTGGATACTGGCAGCAATAACTTTCTGGGTAAATTACAGTATCAGGTAAACGATGATCATCGAGTTGGTCTGACTGGTGAATACCTGGACGCTAAGACTAAGGTTAAGCTGAAGTCAGGAGAAAAACTGCTGCCAGGCGGTACAACAGGCGAAGATATTGCCAGCCGTAAGCGAATTGGTGCCTTTCATGAATGGGAGGCAGGTCTCACTGCTTTTGATAGTCTGAGAACCCAGCTGGACTGGCAAGATTCAAAGATGGACCAGACGACCTGGATCCCGGCCACAAGTAGATACAATGACCGTAAGAATGTTTACTTCTATGGAGAAAAAAGCATTCAGCTGGCGACTCAGTTTGATAAACAGGTTCAGTTAGGCAATACCGAGCATAGCTTTGTTTATGGTTTTGATGTCAATGATGTAAAAACAGAAAACAGAAATATCAGTTACGAGACCGGGAAAGATCCTGCTGACAAAACGTACATTCCAAGTGTTGATAAGCTGGCATATGGCCTTTTTGTTCAGGATGAAATTACTTTAACTGACCGATTGGTGTTAACCCCCGGGGTACGATTTGACAGCTATAAGTATTCTCCAGGAGGGGATAAGCTGGAAAAAAGTACAGGGAATAAGCTGACTAGCCGACTTGGTGCTGTTTATAACTTGAGCGATGAGCTTTCCGTTTTTGGTCAGTATAGCCAAGGGTTTAAAGCACCGGACTTATACGATATGTACTATACCCATGAGGGTGTAGGCTTCGATGGTAAACCCTATAAAACTATATCAAACCCGGACTTGAAAGCAGAAGAGAGCCAGTCTGTTGAGTTTGGTTTAAGAGGTGATAATCATAGAGGTAGTTTTGAAGTTGTAGCTTTTTATAATCGCTACTCAAACTTCATAGATACATTCACTGATATGAGTGACCAAACATACACCGGAGGAATCACTCAAGCACAGAATATTGGTAAAGCTGAGATTCAAGGTGTAGAACTCAGGGGTCAATTATGGCTTGACGAAACAATCGGTGCCCCTATGGGAACAACACTACGAGGGTCTCTTGCGTATGCTGATGGTGAAGATAAAGAAAATAATGAAAAGCTGAACAGTGTTGCGCCCATAACTGCTGTGATCGGTCTTGGCTATGATGACCTTTCCGGAAACTACGGTGGTGAGCTTGCCTGGACGTTGGTTAAAGGTAAAAGTGACTCTGATGTCAGTGACTCCGAAGTGCCAACAGGTAAAACCCAGTTTAATCCGGCAGGTTATGGACTTGTAGATCTAACGGCTTATTACAGTCCTGTGGAGGATGTTACGTTAAAAGCCGGGTTGTTTAACATCACTGATAAAAAGTACTGGTTACTGGAAGATGTCCGTGGTCGTAGTTTTGGCGATCCTGAACTTAACCGCTACACTCAGCCAGGCCGTAACTTCTCTGTCAGCGTGAAGTGGGATATTTAA
- a CDS encoding energy transducer TonB yields MPKKAFFTLLISVAAHVAVVVALDHQESEPRTIYMGSIQAPVSLSFATVSQPEPPVKEPVVQEEPEPEPKVVQKPIENARPVLEKKAPKPEPVKKKPEKVTEKPKPVEKTRPEVTEPVMKKTVTEKSPSPGLSNEPVMVTEPAIRDWVQPRYPKLAQRRNQQGVVMLDVIVDERGHPITIDILESSGYPVLDRAAIDAVKRWSFKPEQRNSQFVKSRVHIPVAFEIS; encoded by the coding sequence ATGCCTAAAAAAGCTTTCTTCACATTGCTGATATCCGTTGCTGCCCATGTGGCGGTGGTGGTTGCGCTGGACCACCAGGAATCTGAGCCCAGAACCATTTATATGGGTTCTATCCAGGCACCGGTTTCCCTGAGCTTTGCCACGGTCAGCCAGCCGGAACCGCCGGTCAAAGAGCCGGTTGTTCAGGAAGAACCTGAGCCTGAACCAAAGGTAGTCCAGAAACCGATAGAGAACGCCAGGCCCGTTCTTGAAAAGAAAGCACCCAAACCAGAGCCGGTAAAGAAAAAACCGGAAAAAGTGACCGAAAAGCCTAAACCCGTTGAGAAGACCAGGCCTGAAGTGACTGAGCCGGTGATGAAAAAAACCGTGACTGAGAAAAGCCCGTCCCCCGGACTGAGCAACGAGCCCGTGATGGTGACCGAGCCGGCAATCCGTGACTGGGTGCAACCCCGCTACCCGAAACTGGCGCAACGGAGAAATCAGCAGGGCGTGGTGATGCTCGATGTAATTGTTGATGAACGGGGTCACCCGATCACCATCGATATTCTTGAGTCATCCGGCTACCCCGTGCTGGACAGGGCAGCCATTGATGCCGTTAAGCGCTGGTCATTCAAACCAGAGCAGCGTAATAGCCAATTTGTGAAATCCCGGGTGCATATCCCCGTCGCATTTGAAATCAGTTGA
- a CDS encoding FecCD family ABC transporter permease — protein MSRNHQGALLLTALAILLPVVVIVSIGVGAVPIPAGDILTILFDRLGLSDSTISNQSALIIESIRLPRTLLGLIVGGSLAVAGASMQGLFRNPLADPSIVGVSSGAALGAGIAIVLGGLLFAGAPSLVQSYSVSILAFVGGVLSTWLVYKVGTTSNGTSVATMLLAGVAINALAGAGMGMLNYVADDTMLRNLTFWQMGSLGGATWDLVIICATLLIPVVLILGRYGLVLNALLLGESEARHLGIDVQKVKLTLIFLTALAVGVSVSVSGFIGFVGLVVPHLIRLAVGPDHRILLPASAMLGGILLLVADMLSRTIVAPAELPIGIVTALMGAPFFLSLLWQQRKRIV, from the coding sequence ATGAGTCGTAACCATCAGGGGGCACTGCTGTTAACCGCGCTGGCAATCCTGCTGCCAGTCGTGGTGATTGTGTCCATTGGCGTGGGCGCTGTGCCCATTCCCGCAGGTGATATTCTGACCATACTGTTTGACCGGCTGGGTTTGTCCGACAGCACCATCAGCAACCAGTCTGCGCTGATTATTGAGTCCATTCGTTTACCCAGAACACTGCTGGGGCTTATTGTCGGTGGCTCGCTGGCAGTGGCCGGTGCCTCCATGCAGGGCCTGTTCCGAAACCCGCTGGCGGACCCCAGTATTGTCGGTGTCTCCAGTGGTGCGGCCCTGGGGGCGGGTATTGCTATTGTCCTGGGTGGTCTGCTGTTTGCCGGCGCTCCATCCCTGGTGCAAAGCTACAGCGTTTCCATTCTGGCCTTTGTTGGCGGGGTACTGTCCACCTGGCTGGTGTATAAAGTCGGTACCACCAGCAACGGCACGTCGGTGGCAACAATGCTGCTGGCCGGTGTGGCGATCAATGCCCTGGCCGGTGCCGGGATGGGGATGTTGAACTACGTTGCGGACGATACCATGCTGCGCAACCTGACCTTCTGGCAGATGGGCAGCCTGGGGGGTGCCACCTGGGACCTGGTGATTATCTGTGCCACGCTATTAATCCCGGTGGTGCTGATTCTTGGCCGTTATGGCCTGGTGCTTAACGCGCTGCTGCTGGGTGAGTCGGAAGCTCGCCATCTGGGCATTGATGTCCAGAAGGTGAAACTGACCCTGATTTTCCTGACGGCCCTGGCCGTGGGGGTTTCTGTTTCCGTCAGTGGTTTTATCGGCTTTGTGGGACTTGTAGTGCCTCATCTGATTCGCCTGGCGGTTGGCCCGGACCATCGTATTCTGTTGCCAGCCTCGGCCATGCTGGGCGGTATTCTGTTACTGGTAGCGGATATGCTGTCCCGCACCATTGTCGCCCCGGCAGAACTTCCCATCGGTATTGTCACTGCCCTGATGGGTGCCCCTTTCTTCCTGTCACTGTTGTGGCAGCAACGTAAAAGGATTGTCTGA
- a CDS encoding YgjV family protein, giving the protein MINRETVMFIAQLVGGFAFLIGIMAFWQKDDVKFRYQMTAFSLVMALHFVLMGATVAAIGAVINSLRSYASVKSQSKILMAMFIVLLICLTLPNVEQWYEVPTIIGSVVATWALFSARGIPLRSLILLNSCCWLVHNLLTGSIGGSLIEATFVVTNSITIYKLYKAAVVSVPVIQEVKL; this is encoded by the coding sequence TTGATTAACAGAGAAACCGTGATGTTTATTGCCCAGCTTGTTGGTGGCTTTGCCTTCCTGATCGGCATCATGGCCTTTTGGCAAAAAGATGATGTGAAATTCCGCTATCAAATGACTGCCTTCAGCCTGGTGATGGCACTGCACTTTGTGCTGATGGGGGCAACCGTTGCGGCAATAGGTGCGGTTATTAATAGCCTGCGCAGTTATGCATCGGTAAAAAGTCAGTCAAAAATTCTGATGGCCATGTTCATTGTTTTGCTGATCTGCCTGACACTGCCCAATGTCGAGCAGTGGTATGAAGTTCCCACCATTATCGGTTCGGTTGTTGCCACCTGGGCCCTGTTTTCTGCCCGAGGCATTCCATTACGATCACTGATCCTGTTGAACTCCTGCTGCTGGCTGGTGCACAACCTGTTGACCGGGTCTATCGGTGGTAGTCTGATTGAGGCAACGTTTGTGGTTACTAATAGCATTACCATTTATAAGCTTTATAAGGCAGCTGTTGTATCAGTACCGGTAATTCAGGAAGTTAAGCTGTAA
- a CDS encoding MotA/TolQ/ExbB proton channel family protein — MLTEHLASLGIMAWPLLITSCLGLAMILERLVTYALLPSMNRKGMTTLFNEVRQCCGSEKQAQSKDNLCQHLSQDKGIRQGVAVLLSHSTWEKSMREEVAGLWLLKQKRSLNAWLKPLMLIGVLAPMLGLLGTVLGMIDMFRDIAAVAGPVTPDILAAGLWQAMFTTAFGLIIAIPALAAAHGFGVWANHYLSKLEFALNHTNLLLEGLTMDDDGLATAPSAPDVKGLTVKGSASSDTGQPEVIGSGAVAA; from the coding sequence ATGTTGACAGAACACCTTGCATCACTGGGGATCATGGCCTGGCCATTACTGATCACCTCTTGCCTTGGACTGGCCATGATTCTTGAGCGGCTGGTGACCTATGCCCTGCTGCCCTCCATGAACCGCAAGGGGATGACCACACTGTTTAATGAAGTGCGTCAATGCTGTGGCAGCGAGAAGCAGGCACAAAGCAAGGACAATCTTTGCCAGCATCTTAGCCAGGACAAGGGGATTCGTCAGGGGGTTGCGGTACTTCTGAGCCACAGCACCTGGGAAAAGTCGATGCGTGAAGAAGTGGCTGGGCTGTGGCTGCTGAAGCAGAAGCGTAGCCTGAATGCCTGGCTGAAGCCGTTGATGCTGATTGGTGTGCTGGCCCCTATGCTGGGTCTGCTGGGTACCGTATTGGGTATGATCGATATGTTCCGTGATATTGCCGCCGTGGCCGGTCCGGTCACTCCGGATATTCTGGCTGCGGGTCTGTGGCAGGCGATGTTCACCACCGCATTCGGTTTGATCATCGCAATTCCAGCCCTGGCGGCGGCTCACGGTTTTGGTGTCTGGGCTAACCATTATCTCTCGAAACTGGAGTTTGCCCTGAATCACACTAACCTGCTGCTGGAGGGCCTGACGATGGACGACGATGGTTTAGCCACTGCACCTTCAGCACCCGACGTTAAGGGTTTAACGGTAAAGGGTAGTGCCAGTTCAGATACTGGCCAGCCAGAAGTCATCGGTTCCGGAGCGGTAGCGGCATGA